In Lachnospiraceae bacterium, the DNA window AAACATCCCTCATGCCGCGCCCTCCTTTCTCATTTCATGTTCTCCTGGAATCTTTCTGTGCCTGATTCCTTTTATACGTCCTTCTGGTCGTATCCGTAATTTTTCATGTAAAGCTCACTGTCTCTCCACTCTTTTCTTACCTTTACCCAGAGCTGGAGATTTACTTTTGTCTCCATCATGTTTTCGATCTCGCGGCGGGCTACTGTTCCGATCTTCTTTAACATAGAGCCGCCTTTTCCGATGATAATACCCTTGTGGGACTCACGTTCGCAGACAATGCTTGCTTCAATATCAATAATGCCATTGGAACGCTCTTTCATCTGTTCAATAACAACGGCGATCCCATGAGGGATCTCATCATCTAACAGGCGCAGTGCTTTTTCACGGATCAGTTCTGCCGCGATCTGGCGCATTGGCTGGTCAGTTACTGTATCTTCATCATAAAACTGGGGGCCATAAGGCAGATACTTAAAGATCAGGTCTAAAAGCAGATCTGTATTTTTCTCCTTTAAAGCGGATAATGGCACAATTTCTGCGAAATTACATACATCTTTATAAGCAGCAATAAAAGTCAGTATCTCTTCCTGTACCTTAACAGTGTCGATCTTATTAATGACCAGTATCACCGGTGTGCTTACCTTAGAAAGCTGCTCTGCAATATGGCGCTCACCTGCACCAATAAAAGTAGTCGGTTCTACCAGCCATAAAACCACATCAACTTCCTTTAACGTATGCTCAGCCACATTGACCATGTATTCACCCAGCTTGTTTTTTGCCTTGTGGATACCCGGTGTATCAAGGAAAATGATCTGTCCCCTGTCATCAGTGTAAACGGTCTGAATCCTGTTTCTGGTAGTCTGGGGCTTGTCAGAGGTGATCGCGATCTTCTGACCGATCAGATGATTCATCAGTGTGGACTTGCCAACATTTGGGCGTCCGATCAATGTTACAAATCCTGATTTTTTCTGTTTGTTTTCTTCCATTCTTTTCTCCTATTAGTGAAACAGTTCTTTTACTTCTTTGAACATATTATGGTCTGCTTCGATCTGCTGTTCATTTCCAATAACACAGAAAGCACCTGTTTTTAAGATGGAATCCAGGATATCTGCTAATGCACGGATATCATCCTGAGTCACATCCAGGATCTGGTTTCTCTTTTTCTGTACCATTTCATCCGTAATTTGGGATAAATAGGCAGTCAGATTCCTGGAACCTTTTACTGCCGGGCTTAATGGCGTATCTACGCTGCTCATGGAGCCGATCACATATTTAGTCATATCCCTCTCATCAATAGAGAAATTTTTTAAATATTCCGGTATTCCTTCGTAGATCTTATCTGTAGCCGCAAGCTTCGGGTCTCTGTAGGATACCAGACAACCGGTTCCGCTTCTTCCAAAGCTGCTCATGCAGCCATATGCACCGCCGATGACACGCAGGTTCTGCCATAAATATTCATAATTCATGATGACCTTTAATACTTCCAGGGCTCCGGTATAAGCTTCGGCATCAAAGGAACCGCAGCGTGCCACGTAATTCACCTTTGAAGAGGTCTTAAATCCTTCATTTTTCAGCTCCGGCGTAAATTCAAAAGTATATCTCTTACTTGGTCCACTACTTAATGCAGCCTTAAATTTCTTTAATTCTTCCGGCAGAGCCTTGTAGCCTTCCTCGTCTGCGGTATAACTTACCATAAGATTATCTGCTGCAAACAGCTTACCTGCAGTTTCTTTCAGCTTTCTGGCCAGCTCCTTGCGGAAATTCTCATCCTTGCTGTAGGCAGCTGCTGTTTTTTCCAGAAAATGGAAATATTCAATTCCGCCTGTCATGTCATCAAAAGCTCTTACCGGTGAAAAATAGGAGCATGCTCTTGCAACTGCTGCACTGTGGGAAGCACCTTCTAAGCGCATTCTGGATCTGGAACGCATCTCATCTAAGATTTCACCCAGACGTTTCTCATCATCTAATTTTGAAGCAGTAAGTATTTCTTTGATAATGTCAAAAGCAAAGCCGGCTTTTTCGTAAAGAACCTTTATGCCTGCTGTAAAAGCACCCTTGAAAGCTCCATTTTCTCTTAAGTTTTCCCAGGAAGAAACATAGAGATCAAGTCCACCGCTGTTTAAGTGGATCTCACTGGTCAGATCACGGTAGGTAAAGTTTTCTGTATCTACATAGCCTAAAACAGACTTTAAAAGGGATGCATAAGGCAGATCTTCTTTTGGGATCACATTCATATCAAACAGCAGTTTGATATAGGCAATACCGGAAGTAAACATGGGACTGTGGATCACCTTTGTTCCATCTTCCTCTTTTACCTTATAGGAAAATGGTTCTGACTGGCGTTTGATATCTTCTCTGCCAAGCATAGGGATCTTCTCCAGATCCTCTTTCGCAGAAGGTTCTTCCTGATATGCCTTAAGCTCTGCCGTTTCTTTTACCAGAGCTTTTATCTGTTCCTCACTTAAGGATTTTTTGAAGCTTTCCAGACGCTCTGCCAGTTCTGAATCTTCTCTTGCAGTCAGATCAATTTCCGGGCTTACGATCACAACTGCCTCGTGAGGATTGTCTAAAAGATAATCTTTGATCAGCTGTTCAAAATAACCTTCCTGTGCCGCCTTTTTCAGATAGTCAAAGGTCTTCTGATACTGTAAATGGAGCATTGGATCTGCATCATACAGCCAGCTGTCCATAGACCAGAGACCATACATCAGTCCCTTTGGGGCAGAGCCATAATCTGCTTCCCTGTAACGGAATTCATAGTAATTCAAACCTGCCAGCAGGCTCTTTTTGTCA includes these proteins:
- a CDS encoding insulinase family protein; this encodes MNRQQMLEKVENLSAYEVKDHRFIEEMNSEGIVLEHRKSGARLFLMSNDDDNKVFSIGFRTPPADSTGLPHILEHSVLEGSEKFPVKDPFVELVKGSLNTFLNAMTYPDKTVYPVASCNDKDFQNLMDVYLDGVFHPSIYKEPKIFKQEGWHYELPSEDEPLTVNGVVYNEMKGAFSSPESVLERFTSSVLFPDTPYNNESGGDPAVIPNLSYEQFIQFHKDYYHPANSYIYLYGDMDMEEKLLWLDKEYLFAYDKNDYNLDSSIALQKPFSEPVEKETVYSVTANEGTEDNTYLSLNTVVGTDIDPVLYVAFQILDYTLISAPGAPLKQALIDAHIGQDIMGGYENGILQPYFSVVAKNANKEQKGEFLSVVKGTLRKLADQGIDKKSLLAGLNYYEFRYREADYGSAPKGLMYGLWSMDSWLYDADPMLHLQYQKTFDYLKKAAQEGYFEQLIKDYLLDNPHEAVVIVSPEIDLTAREDSELAERLESFKKSLSEEQIKALVKETAELKAYQEEPSAKEDLEKIPMLGREDIKRQSEPFSYKVKEEDGTKVIHSPMFTSGIAYIKLLFDMNVIPKEDLPYASLLKSVLGYVDTENFTYRDLTSEIHLNSGGLDLYVSSWENLRENGAFKGAFTAGIKVLYEKAGFAFDIIKEILTASKLDDEKRLGEILDEMRSRSRMRLEGASHSAAVARACSYFSPVRAFDDMTGGIEYFHFLEKTAAAYSKDENFRKELARKLKETAGKLFAADNLMVSYTADEEGYKALPEELKKFKAALSSGPSKRYTFEFTPELKNEGFKTSSKVNYVARCGSFDAEAYTGALEVLKVIMNYEYLWQNLRVIGGAYGCMSSFGRSGTGCLVSYRDPKLAATDKIYEGIPEYLKNFSIDERDMTKYVIGSMSSVDTPLSPAVKGSRNLTAYLSQITDEMVQKKRNQILDVTQDDIRALADILDSILKTGAFCVIGNEQQIEADHNMFKEVKELFH
- the era gene encoding GTPase Era — encoded protein: MEENKQKKSGFVTLIGRPNVGKSTLMNHLIGQKIAITSDKPQTTRNRIQTVYTDDRGQIIFLDTPGIHKAKNKLGEYMVNVAEHTLKEVDVVLWLVEPTTFIGAGERHIAEQLSKVSTPVILVINKIDTVKVQEEILTFIAAYKDVCNFAEIVPLSALKEKNTDLLLDLIFKYLPYGPQFYDEDTVTDQPMRQIAAELIREKALRLLDDEIPHGIAVVIEQMKERSNGIIDIEASIVCERESHKGIIIGKGGSMLKKIGTVARREIENMMETKVNLQLWVKVRKEWRDSELYMKNYGYDQKDV